One genomic window of Mogibacterium diversum includes the following:
- a CDS encoding D-alanine--D-alanine ligase family protein encodes MNIAVIFGGRSDEHEVSRSSAVNVIKGLDSDRYEITKIGITKEGRWYLTEASTGEIASGAWENRPDNRQACIPADPTVHGILVFDEEDRATAKRIDCIIPVLHGDNGEDGTVQGLFELAEIPYVGPGVKASANGMDKSVTKIIVGETGITQAKYCVIKKKDFADDREGEIMNALSTNDGKLPLFVKPSSAGSSVGASKVEKKSELEGAIENAFKYDDKVLVEEMIVGREMEVAVLGNHNPKASCVGEILSAGEFYDYDAKYNNPESQTRVVDDIPMSKQKEIRNSAVEIFKVMDCRGLSRVDFFYTEDGRVVFNEINTLPGFTNISMYPQLWEAMGIDQPTLLDSLIKLAIEEHTYDEKY; translated from the coding sequence ATGAATATTGCAGTTATATTTGGAGGAAGGTCCGATGAGCATGAGGTGTCGCGAAGTTCAGCGGTAAATGTCATCAAGGGGCTCGATTCTGACCGCTACGAAATTACTAAAATTGGAATAACCAAAGAGGGCAGATGGTATCTGACCGAGGCAAGTACAGGCGAAATCGCTAGCGGTGCTTGGGAAAATAGACCTGATAACAGACAGGCGTGCATCCCTGCGGATCCGACGGTACACGGAATCCTCGTTTTCGACGAAGAGGATAGAGCGACCGCAAAGCGTATAGACTGCATCATACCAGTGCTCCACGGAGACAACGGAGAAGACGGAACAGTACAGGGCCTCTTTGAGCTCGCTGAGATTCCTTACGTTGGTCCTGGCGTAAAGGCTTCTGCAAATGGAATGGATAAATCAGTTACCAAGATCATCGTGGGCGAGACTGGCATCACTCAGGCGAAGTACTGCGTGATTAAGAAGAAGGATTTTGCCGATGACCGTGAGGGCGAAATCATGAATGCTCTTAGCACGAATGACGGAAAGCTACCGCTGTTCGTTAAGCCATCTTCGGCGGGATCCTCGGTTGGAGCTTCCAAAGTCGAGAAGAAGTCGGAGCTCGAAGGGGCTATTGAAAATGCATTTAAGTATGATGACAAAGTCCTCGTCGAAGAGATGATTGTCGGTAGAGAGATGGAAGTTGCGGTTCTCGGCAATCACAATCCGAAGGCTTCTTGCGTGGGTGAGATTCTATCAGCTGGTGAATTCTATGATTACGATGCGAAGTACAACAACCCTGAATCACAGACGAGAGTTGTCGACGATATCCCGATGAGCAAGCAGAAGGAGATTAGAAATAGCGCCGTTGAAATATTCAAGGTGATGGACTGCCGCGGACTATCGAGGGTTGACTTCTTCTATACTGAAGACGGCAGAGTTGTATTTAATGAGATTAATACGCTGCCAGGATTTACGAATATCAGCATGTATCCACAGCTGTGGGAAGCGATGGGCATAGATCAGCCAACCCTGCTAGACAGTTTGATTAAGCTGGCGATTGAAGAGCATACGTATGATGAGAAATATTAA
- a CDS encoding nicotinate-nicotinamide nucleotide adenylyltransferase, which yields MDNKAIMINTIKGALLNPDFIEAAGLDSDVMEVRTAREDFVEMVYELYYHSGNHGRFDSKVILSICSRYTPELEVAPREGWLEHTRLYLLNLLFPHLDGPQDPDKFKAGRNILLQLMRGVYEYERKTLPFDPCYDIHLLSDEEIMSKGFTDEYLRFNKLVKSNYVYEFMRLSSDISPFNTLGHVSGVHYVAMYTARQLYDAGINVDLGLVSAAAASHDIGKYGCRKEEERRVPYLHYYYTDYCLTRFGLPTIMHIAANHSTWDLELDNLSVESLLLIYADFRVRSIRDEDDQETINFFTLEEAFDVVLNKFDNINEAKNHRYERVYNRLLDFEDFMRENGVTTDLPEDWAETPHFRRAPKVRELALLSGSEATSQLKFRAIEHNIRLMKIFNSPAEFSSLLERARSESQWSNIRTYLNILGEYKSYMTEDQKVIVLDFMYDMLFNRESDLREQAAQIMGQIVARFREEYKKELPKSVPTRDSDTTNITQFSSYLEKILMPSRKHTDFHRKRIIEATPDFVNEVVKNCRPSCRSKYFDVLEDYYHVADLDEQTIIVLCSTALSIDKDLMPESFLESLMFFTKDILNSYSQDTDLLALAVIERFFPDSGIDVDARRLSILGVSAGRDITESVPSSLFLDNLKTSTSWMSKLANIDYMFKVAKQGYNVMHIATHFVNLIKVSEAIVVRKHAGDCLIELASRMPSDQINELCIDLFNGLELSDYQFLKYIPGYLGQLMMYQPDSEQSEAIEALETMLYTGNSKSAAASLSTMAVLLENYDKLPEASKNAEKYKKRLLGMIIKAISHYNTALSQEALRVLGMRIFGSEVMTLGSKGWAASHCFKRLAAVIPLIGDDIGLEFYNNAAVLNYIYRFIATYVDEVGQFEFAEYDKIAFFPGSFDPFTLGHKAIATTIRDMGFEVYLALDELSWTKRMLPHALRRNILAMSISSEEGLNLFPDDMQVNLANSDDMRRLRELFAGKDLYIVTGSDALANAACYKAAPSEYSIHSLGHIVFDRESSDDSYRDSGDSYPITGEIIKLHLKKYSEDVSSARIRNNIDLGRDIGTLLDPVVQNYIYDMNLYKHEPAYKEVLTASDISFSVFEHMDAGFTMPLSDDLEKAGYDPVVLSEYLDDPATKSILIEARPGEREEPVLSAFASARKLRANDLLEEFGSSEVASTIRKSALGSIASIGAFYAKEDATVGVSNLKQILLTEIMTELLDEDYTYVIYRPVNPAGMDEDTIDLLIHHGFVNISSSEEEPIYAVDMKAPIVLFRDVEACIKAPFNKNPRIIKAADDAHAKLLRTFNELFPGKLILTFNPRAVYSRIVNMVTSENGVPAASDPLKKRGPYMAVPYGKALSDVVIPNTVTKALRTDKYFKNDLSGFTIREYRNYAPLQEQIKTIKSFEKPVILVDDFLHNGQRLNHIAPLIKDEGIDLRKVIVGVLTGRALDTMKERGISVNGAYFLPDISIWINEHDSYPFFGGDSIELVDGSKEHRTINLMLPYTTFSFVGENDMDKVYRYSITCLENARDILRILEQEYQAEYGRKLTQSQLGAVISRPCSPMLPPGLEYDSSFAASDFIENDVRRAERLHMFKK from the coding sequence ATGGACAACAAAGCAATAATGATAAACACAATCAAGGGAGCTCTACTGAACCCCGACTTCATCGAAGCTGCTGGATTAGATAGCGATGTAATGGAGGTGCGTACAGCACGCGAGGATTTCGTCGAGATGGTGTACGAGCTGTATTACCATTCGGGTAATCACGGACGGTTCGACAGTAAAGTAATTCTAAGCATATGCTCACGCTATACACCAGAGCTTGAGGTCGCTCCGCGTGAAGGTTGGCTCGAGCATACGAGGCTATATCTCCTCAACTTGCTATTCCCTCACCTAGATGGACCACAAGACCCAGATAAATTCAAAGCTGGTAGAAACATCTTGCTACAGCTCATGCGTGGCGTGTACGAGTATGAAAGGAAGACTCTTCCCTTCGATCCTTGCTATGACATCCACCTTCTCAGCGATGAAGAGATTATGAGCAAGGGGTTTACTGATGAGTATCTCAGATTTAATAAACTCGTTAAGAGCAATTATGTCTACGAATTCATGAGACTTAGCTCCGATATTTCACCTTTTAATACGCTCGGCCATGTAAGCGGAGTTCACTACGTTGCTATGTACACAGCGAGGCAGCTTTACGATGCGGGAATTAACGTCGATCTCGGGCTCGTTTCTGCCGCTGCAGCTTCTCACGATATTGGTAAATACGGCTGCCGCAAGGAAGAAGAGCGCCGTGTGCCTTATCTTCATTACTATTACACGGACTACTGCCTGACTAGATTTGGACTGCCGACCATCATGCACATCGCTGCAAATCACTCGACTTGGGACCTCGAGCTAGATAATCTATCCGTAGAGTCACTACTACTCATATACGCCGATTTCCGCGTGAGGAGCATAAGGGACGAGGATGATCAAGAGACCATAAACTTCTTTACATTGGAAGAAGCATTCGATGTAGTCCTCAATAAATTTGACAATATAAACGAAGCCAAGAACCACAGATACGAGAGGGTGTATAACAGACTTCTCGACTTCGAGGATTTCATGCGCGAAAACGGTGTAACTACTGACCTCCCAGAGGATTGGGCAGAGACCCCGCACTTTAGGCGTGCTCCAAAGGTCAGAGAGCTAGCCCTCTTAAGTGGATCTGAGGCTACTTCTCAGCTCAAGTTTAGAGCAATCGAGCACAATATTCGCCTCATGAAGATCTTCAATAGTCCAGCTGAGTTCTCCAGTCTTCTTGAACGCGCTAGGAGCGAGTCTCAGTGGAGCAATATCAGAACTTATTTGAACATTCTCGGCGAATACAAATCCTACATGACGGAGGATCAGAAGGTAATAGTCCTCGATTTCATGTACGACATGCTTTTTAACAGAGAGAGCGACCTCAGAGAGCAGGCTGCTCAGATAATGGGTCAGATAGTCGCAAGATTTCGCGAGGAATATAAGAAGGAGCTACCTAAGTCGGTGCCTACAAGGGATTCCGACACCACTAATATCACGCAGTTTTCTAGTTACCTCGAGAAGATTCTCATGCCATCTAGAAAGCATACTGATTTTCATAGGAAGCGTATCATCGAGGCGACGCCTGATTTTGTAAATGAAGTCGTTAAAAACTGCCGACCTTCGTGTCGCAGCAAGTATTTTGATGTCCTCGAGGACTATTACCACGTAGCTGACCTCGATGAGCAGACAATTATCGTTCTATGCAGCACTGCACTAAGTATCGATAAGGATCTGATGCCGGAATCGTTCCTTGAGAGCCTAATGTTCTTTACAAAGGATATCCTTAACAGCTACAGTCAGGATACTGATCTCCTTGCACTCGCTGTGATTGAGCGATTCTTCCCTGACTCAGGCATAGATGTAGATGCAAGACGCCTGAGCATTCTTGGAGTATCAGCAGGAAGAGATATTACTGAATCGGTGCCTTCGTCATTATTTCTGGACAATCTAAAGACTAGCACATCATGGATGTCTAAGCTCGCTAACATAGATTACATGTTCAAAGTAGCAAAGCAGGGATACAATGTTATGCATATCGCAACGCATTTTGTAAACCTTATCAAAGTCAGCGAGGCCATCGTAGTTCGTAAACATGCTGGCGACTGCTTGATAGAGCTTGCGAGCCGTATGCCTAGCGACCAGATAAACGAGCTTTGCATCGACCTCTTCAACGGTCTAGAGCTAAGCGATTACCAGTTCCTTAAGTACATTCCTGGCTATCTAGGGCAGCTCATGATGTATCAGCCTGACAGCGAACAGAGTGAGGCAATCGAAGCGCTTGAAACTATGTTATATACGGGGAATAGCAAGTCAGCAGCTGCATCACTAAGCACTATGGCAGTGCTATTAGAGAACTACGACAAGTTACCTGAAGCTAGCAAGAATGCGGAGAAGTACAAGAAGAGACTTCTCGGCATGATTATCAAGGCTATCAGTCATTACAATACTGCGCTGTCGCAGGAAGCACTCCGGGTGCTTGGGATGAGAATATTTGGCAGTGAAGTCATGACTCTAGGGTCAAAGGGATGGGCTGCATCTCACTGCTTCAAGAGACTAGCTGCTGTGATTCCGCTAATTGGTGACGATATTGGGCTAGAGTTTTACAACAATGCAGCAGTGCTAAATTACATATACAGATTCATCGCTACATACGTCGATGAAGTTGGGCAATTTGAGTTTGCGGAGTATGACAAAATTGCATTCTTCCCTGGCTCGTTTGATCCGTTCACTCTTGGACACAAAGCAATTGCAACGACTATAAGGGACATGGGATTTGAAGTGTATCTGGCACTAGACGAGCTTTCTTGGACCAAGAGGATGCTGCCTCATGCACTGCGCAGGAACATTCTCGCGATGTCCATTAGCAGCGAAGAGGGCTTAAATCTATTCCCAGACGATATGCAGGTTAACCTCGCTAATTCGGATGATATGCGGAGACTGAGAGAGCTTTTTGCAGGCAAAGATTTATACATAGTTACAGGCTCAGATGCTCTTGCAAATGCCGCTTGCTACAAGGCTGCCCCAAGCGAATACTCGATTCACTCGCTAGGTCACATTGTGTTCGATAGAGAGTCGAGCGATGATTCTTATAGAGATAGCGGAGATAGCTACCCAATCACGGGCGAGATTATAAAGCTGCACCTCAAGAAGTATTCTGAAGATGTAAGCTCCGCCAGGATTCGTAACAATATTGACCTCGGACGAGATATCGGCACGCTGCTCGACCCAGTTGTGCAGAACTACATATACGACATGAACCTCTATAAGCATGAGCCTGCATATAAGGAAGTACTTACAGCTAGCGATATCAGCTTCAGCGTCTTTGAACACATGGATGCAGGCTTCACCATGCCACTTAGCGATGATTTGGAGAAGGCTGGCTACGACCCCGTGGTTCTTAGCGAATACCTTGATGACCCAGCAACGAAATCAATCCTGATAGAAGCTAGGCCAGGAGAACGAGAAGAACCTGTGCTCTCTGCGTTTGCATCGGCTAGAAAGCTTCGTGCTAATGACCTGCTCGAGGAATTCGGTAGCAGTGAAGTAGCTTCTACAATTAGAAAGAGTGCGCTTGGCTCGATAGCTTCAATCGGTGCATTTTATGCAAAAGAGGATGCAACTGTAGGTGTCTCCAACCTTAAGCAGATTCTGCTCACGGAGATCATGACGGAACTCCTCGATGAAGATTACACTTACGTAATCTATCGCCCTGTAAATCCTGCAGGTATGGACGAGGATACAATTGACCTTTTAATCCACCATGGATTTGTCAATATCTCTAGTAGTGAGGAAGAACCTATCTACGCAGTGGATATGAAAGCTCCTATCGTGCTATTTAGAGATGTCGAAGCGTGTATCAAGGCTCCGTTCAATAAGAACCCTAGGATTATTAAGGCTGCGGATGATGCTCATGCAAAGCTCCTCAGGACTTTTAACGAGCTGTTCCCTGGCAAGCTGATACTCACTTTTAACCCTAGGGCAGTATATAGCCGTATCGTAAATATGGTTACATCTGAAAACGGCGTGCCTGCAGCTTCCGATCCCCTAAAGAAGCGCGGACCTTATATGGCGGTTCCATACGGCAAGGCACTTTCGGACGTGGTCATACCTAATACCGTAACAAAGGCGCTTAGGACAGATAAGTACTTTAAGAATGATTTATCAGGATTCACTATCCGAGAATACCGTAACTACGCACCGCTACAGGAGCAGATAAAAACTATCAAGTCCTTTGAAAAGCCTGTGATATTAGTTGACGACTTCCTTCATAATGGTCAGCGTTTAAACCACATCGCACCTCTGATTAAGGACGAGGGAATTGACCTTCGCAAGGTAATCGTCGGAGTTCTCACTGGCAGAGCGTTAGATACTATGAAGGAACGAGGCATCTCGGTCAACGGAGCTTATTTTCTACCGGATATCTCGATTTGGATAAATGAGCATGACAGCTATCCATTCTTTGGTGGTGACAGCATCGAGCTAGTCGACGGCTCTAAGGAGCATAGGACGATTAACTTGATGCTGCCATATACGACTTTTAGCTTCGTGGGCGAAAACGATATGGATAAGGTATATAGGTATTCGATTACCTGCCTCGAGAATGCTCGGGACATCCTTCGCATACTCGAGCAGGAGTACCAAGCGGAGTACGGCCGCAAGCTGACACAAAGCCAGCTCGGAGCAGTCATCTCAAGACCTTGCTCGCCAATGCTACCACCAGGTCTCGAGTACGACAGCTCCTTCGCAGCTTCTGATTTTATCGAAAATGATGTACGTAGGGCTGAGAGGCTGCATATGTTTAAGAAGTAG
- the rho gene encoding transcription termination factor Rho, whose product MEKEKKSTAKESAVATKAKKTTKKTKEAEARESTETYDSAEASLVGEAFASSETETLNDKAINSEEVEAGANEESSDASDETKVTEIVQERPEVEGILDIAEAGFGFLRFNNFLTSEKDIYVSQTQIRRFGLRTGDKIRCISRHPNQGERFGALLYVKEVNGETPISARRRPHFDRLTPIFPNERIVLEDTSIKLAMRAMDLVAPIGKGQRGLIVAQPKAGKTVLLKQIAASIEKKYPEIEMIVLLVDERPEEVTDMKRALTRSEVIYSTFDELPAHHVKVAEMVIQRAKRLAEEGKDVVILLDSITRLARAYNMETPSSGRTLSGGLDPGALHAPKKFFGAARNLEEGGSITILATALVDTGSRMDDVIYEEFKGTGNMELHLDRQLSERRIFPAIDLAKSSTRKEELLLDDNEYLVMNMMRREMAAGNPADVAEKVLDNLSHTKCNKDFVDVMLKELNF is encoded by the coding sequence ATGGAAAAAGAAAAGAAAAGCACAGCTAAGGAGTCAGCAGTGGCTACGAAAGCTAAAAAGACCACAAAAAAAACAAAGGAAGCGGAAGCTCGTGAAAGCACTGAAACATATGACTCTGCAGAGGCTTCCTTAGTAGGTGAAGCTTTCGCTTCGAGCGAAACTGAAACGCTAAATGACAAAGCAATTAATTCTGAAGAGGTTGAGGCTGGAGCGAATGAAGAGTCCTCTGATGCCTCAGATGAAACCAAAGTAACAGAAATCGTACAAGAGCGTCCAGAGGTCGAGGGAATCCTCGATATCGCAGAAGCGGGATTTGGATTCCTGAGATTCAACAACTTTCTGACATCCGAGAAGGATATCTATGTGTCACAGACTCAGATTAGAAGGTTCGGTCTCAGAACTGGCGATAAGATTCGCTGTATCTCGAGGCATCCTAATCAGGGTGAGAGATTCGGAGCACTCCTATACGTAAAGGAAGTGAACGGAGAGACGCCGATTAGCGCGAGGAGAAGACCTCATTTTGATAGACTGACACCGATTTTCCCGAATGAGAGAATCGTCCTCGAAGACACCAGCATCAAGCTGGCTATGAGAGCCATGGATTTAGTTGCACCTATCGGCAAGGGACAGAGAGGTCTTATCGTAGCTCAGCCTAAGGCGGGTAAAACGGTTCTGCTCAAACAGATAGCAGCGAGCATAGAGAAGAAATATCCAGAGATTGAGATGATTGTACTCCTCGTAGACGAGAGACCTGAAGAGGTTACGGATATGAAGAGGGCGCTCACTCGTTCTGAGGTAATATATTCGACATTCGACGAACTGCCTGCGCACCACGTAAAGGTTGCTGAGATGGTAATCCAGAGGGCGAAGCGACTAGCCGAAGAGGGTAAAGACGTAGTCATTCTACTGGACAGCATCACAAGGCTCGCTCGCGCATACAATATGGAGACGCCATCGTCGGGAAGAACGCTATCTGGCGGACTTGATCCTGGGGCTCTTCATGCTCCAAAGAAATTTTTTGGTGCGGCACGTAACCTCGAGGAGGGCGGCAGTATAACGATACTCGCAACTGCACTCGTCGACACGGGAAGCAGGATGGACGATGTAATATATGAGGAATTCAAAGGTACAGGTAACATGGAGCTTCACCTCGATAGACAGTTAAGCGAGCGCAGAATATTCCCTGCGATCGACTTGGCAAAGTCCAGCACGAGAAAGGAAGAGCTACTCTTAGATGATAACGAATATCTCGTGATGAACATGATGAGAAGAGAGATGGCTGCGGGAAATCCTGCTGATGTTGCGGAGAAGGTGCTCGACAACCTGAGCCATACCAAGTGCAATAAGGACTTCGTAGATGTGATGCTCAAGGAGCTGAATTTCTAA
- the prmC gene encoding peptide chain release factor N(5)-glutamine methyltransferase yields the protein MDYSKIFIKDAKPTKIGGQAVMEGVMMRGADKQALAVRLPNGDIKLEIEDIKTPSKVTKVPFVRGVVSFFSSLISGMKTLMRSSEILEEAMPEEEQEEPSKLDQWLERKFSPKTVWNVMLGISVAISLLITVVVFVIMPTYSVNLLKHVTKNTVLLNLAEGVLRLAVFVLYVLAISKMNDVKRLFQYHGAEHETIHCFENGLELTPANAKEFYTLHPRCGTSFLMFVMIISLVLFSFLGWPNLAWRIISRLLLMPVIAGISYELLRWAGRSDNAVVRVLSWPGLMMQKLTTREPDEEQLEVAITSLKAVLGELEPGVISKQDEDISDDLEAANEEEERDSIFDNLEDKRYSEDETMVKNLVRAGRAKLGEAGISNPNGDADDIFCYVTGFTHNEIITRDTELLDSSDVEAYRERIDQRAAGVPLQYITKVQEFMGLPFCVNENVLIPRLDTEVLVEQVLGIISGMELESPEVLDMCTGSGAIGISIASLAPGARVKLADISEKALEVARKNAEINDVLDRVSFALGNMFSSLDTDEKFDLIVSNPPYIKSEIIETLDPEVKDHEPRLALDGGEDGLDAYKVIANNAAAHLKEGGVLALEIGYDQGEAVSFLLERTHYYKPAAIIKDLAGMNRVVIAEKKPIEEK from the coding sequence ATGGATTATAGTAAGATTTTCATCAAGGACGCTAAGCCGACCAAGATTGGCGGTCAGGCGGTAATGGAAGGCGTAATGATGCGCGGTGCGGACAAACAGGCACTTGCGGTCAGACTTCCTAATGGAGATATAAAACTAGAGATAGAGGATATCAAGACACCTTCTAAGGTGACGAAGGTACCGTTTGTGAGAGGAGTGGTGAGTTTTTTCTCATCGCTGATCTCTGGGATGAAGACTCTTATGCGCTCATCCGAAATCCTCGAAGAAGCAATGCCTGAAGAGGAACAAGAAGAGCCTAGTAAGCTCGACCAGTGGCTGGAGAGAAAGTTCAGCCCTAAGACAGTGTGGAATGTTATGCTTGGCATCTCGGTGGCGATATCGCTGCTCATCACAGTTGTCGTGTTCGTAATCATGCCGACTTATAGCGTAAATCTGCTTAAGCACGTGACCAAGAACACGGTACTGCTCAACCTAGCGGAAGGTGTACTGAGGCTAGCTGTTTTCGTGCTGTATGTGCTGGCAATTTCCAAGATGAATGACGTCAAGAGACTGTTTCAGTATCACGGTGCGGAGCACGAGACGATTCACTGCTTTGAGAATGGTCTTGAGCTAACTCCTGCAAATGCCAAGGAGTTTTACACGCTTCATCCTCGCTGCGGGACTAGTTTCCTCATGTTCGTAATGATTATCAGCCTTGTGCTGTTCTCATTTCTCGGATGGCCAAATCTAGCATGGCGAATCATATCTAGGCTTCTTCTGATGCCAGTAATCGCAGGTATCAGCTACGAGCTCCTAAGGTGGGCGGGCAGAAGTGATAATGCGGTCGTTAGGGTGCTAAGCTGGCCAGGCCTCATGATGCAGAAGCTAACAACTAGAGAGCCAGACGAAGAGCAGCTTGAAGTTGCGATAACATCACTTAAGGCTGTGCTTGGTGAACTTGAACCGGGTGTAATCAGCAAACAGGATGAAGATATCAGCGACGACCTAGAGGCGGCAAATGAAGAGGAAGAGCGCGATTCGATTTTCGACAATCTTGAAGATAAGAGGTATAGCGAAGACGAAACGATGGTCAAGAACCTAGTTCGCGCTGGTAGGGCGAAGCTAGGAGAAGCAGGCATCAGCAATCCAAACGGAGATGCGGATGATATATTCTGCTACGTAACTGGATTTACACATAATGAGATAATAACGAGAGACACAGAGCTGCTCGATAGTTCTGACGTAGAAGCATATAGGGAGAGAATCGACCAGCGTGCGGCGGGAGTTCCGCTTCAGTACATCACAAAGGTACAGGAATTCATGGGTCTGCCGTTCTGTGTAAATGAAAATGTCCTCATCCCAAGACTCGACACGGAGGTGCTCGTAGAACAGGTGCTCGGCATCATCAGTGGCATGGAGCTCGAGAGCCCAGAGGTACTCGATATGTGTACAGGTAGCGGTGCGATTGGAATTTCGATTGCGAGCCTAGCTCCAGGTGCTCGTGTCAAGCTTGCGGACATCAGTGAGAAAGCACTAGAGGTCGCAAGAAAGAATGCAGAAATTAACGATGTGCTGGATAGGGTAAGCTTTGCACTCGGCAACATGTTCTCGTCACTTGATACAGATGAGAAGTTCGACCTAATCGTCAGCAACCCACCTTACATCAAGTCAGAGATCATCGAGACGCTCGACCCAGAGGTGAAGGATCACGAACCAAGACTTGCACTGGACGGTGGTGAGGATGGACTTGATGCATATAAGGTTATTGCAAATAACGCTGCTGCCCACCTCAAGGAAGGTGGAGTGCTCGCACTTGAGATCGGATATGATCAGGGTGAGGCTGTTTCATTCCTGCTAGAGAGAACGCACTACTATAAGCCAGCGGCGATTATCAAGGATTTGGCTGGAATGAACAGAGTTGTGATAGCCGAGAAAAAACCGATAGAAGAAAAGTAA
- a CDS encoding type II toxin-antitoxin system RelE family toxin: protein MIYQLVTTDRFDKAFKKLDRQTQKIIKAWIDKNLMHCIDPRIHGKGLTSNRSGQWRYRVGDYRILAEIQDERLVLVLIDIGHRSRIYK from the coding sequence ATGATTTATCAGCTAGTTACAACTGACAGATTCGACAAAGCTTTTAAGAAACTAGATAGGCAAACTCAAAAGATTATAAAAGCTTGGATTGATAAAAATCTCATGCACTGCATAGACCCACGTATTCATGGCAAGGGACTGACTTCGAATAGAAGTGGGCAATGGCGTTATCGAGTAGGTGACTACAGAATTTTAGCGGAGATACAGGATGAGCGACTTGTACTAGTGCTCATTGATATAGGACATCGAAGCAGAATTTATAAATGA
- the relB gene encoding type II toxin-antitoxin system RelB family antitoxin, translating into MSTVSLRVPEDELKIFKSYAQHNNKTLSEIIRTTLLERIEEEYDLQVFTDYEAEKAAGTLKTHPISELWDEIDL; encoded by the coding sequence ATGTCTACTGTAAGCTTGCGAGTTCCGGAAGATGAACTAAAGATTTTTAAATCCTATGCTCAGCACAATAACAAAACTCTGTCGGAAATTATCAGAACTACTCTGCTTGAACGAATTGAGGAAGAATACGACCTTCAAGTTTTTACGGATTATGAAGCAGAAAAAGCAGCTGGAACATTAAAGACCCATCCAATCAGTGAGCTTTGGGATGAAATTGACTTATGA